AGTTTTAATATTTTTTGCTTGTAAATTAGAAATAAAGATTAGTTATGCTTGAAATTGTTTTTTTTATTCATTTTTCTTTTATTTTTTTGATTTTATTTTCAATTTTTTCACTAGTTTTTCTTATTCAAATTTCTATCTTGATTTATGAATACATTTCTTTTTATAAAAATAAAGAATGGTTCCTAATAGTACACTTAATTAGAAACCATTCTTTTCTATTTGTTTATAAATCTTCTATATGCTTGCTTTTGTATTTCTTTTGCTCTCTCTAGTCCAGCTTTATTTAACCTATAAATGTAATTATTCCAATCTTTATCTACATTTGAAACCCCTAATATCCAAATTTGTGCCATCTCCTCTGTTATTGATCTCAATTGCATCTCTATTTGTGATAACTCCTCTATCTCTTCCATTGTATACTTCAATGTTGGTAGAGGATCTTTTACTACACCAGATTTTATATACAGATCCATATCCTTAACTGTTCTTGGATCTGCCCACTCTCTCTCATTATTTGCATCTTGAAACATTCCTAATCTATATTGAGCTCCTGTTTCCCTAAGCACTGCTAGTGGTGGACGTCCTTGAGAATCTTTCAATATTTTATCTGTAAACTTTGGTTTTCCATCTACTAAAATATAGTCTTCTCCCTCTACTCCAAAATTCCACAATCTTCTTCCCTCTTCTGTATACCAAAAATCAAAGTATTTAATTATTGTTACTGGATCCTTTGCTTTTGAAGTTATAGACCACCCTCCTAAATAGTTAGGTCTTGAAAATGAAGTTGTCTTTTTTCCATCAAATTCAGGTGGTAAAATTACTGAAAATTCAAAGCCAGGTATATTCTTTTCAAGACGACTATTATAGTTTCCAGTACTTGAAAACCAGTCACAAGTAAACCCACCTATATTGTTATTTAAAATATAATCTCTTGAAGTTAAACTCCTTGTTAATACCTCTTGATCTATCAGCCCTTCTTCAAACCATTTAGCTATCTCTCTTATTGCTCTTCTATACTCTGGTTGAGCTGGTCCATATACAGGATTTTTTCCACCAGAGTTATACCAAGTAGATTCTGCTTTAAATATATCTAATAATGCAGTTATAACTTTATTTATAGTATTTCCCCTTATAAATACTGGTATTTCATCTTTTTTACCATTTCCATTGGGATCTTTATCTCTAAAAGCTATTAGAACCTGATAAAGTTCCTCTACTGTTTTAGGTTCTTTTAATCCTAACTTTCTCAACCAATCCTTTCTAATATAATATCCTTGTGAAGTTCTTATATTTTCATAATCATTATAGTTAGGTATCATATATATGTGTCCATCTGCTGCTACTGCATCTTTTTTATATTCAGGATTTTTATCAAAAAATCTTTTTATATTTGGAGCATGTTCCTCAATCAATTTTTCTAAAGGTATAACTTTCTTTTCTGCTCCTAATTTTTCCAATTCTTCTGGATATTCATATCCAATAATATCTGGAATATTTCCAGTTATCAACATAAGTTGAAAAGCTTGTACCTCATCACTTTGATTTCTTGAGGCTACCCCTTTTAATCTTATATTTGTCATCTCTGTTGCTTTTCTAAAAACAGGAAGTTCTCCATTAAAAGCTTTTCCCAAATGTATTGCAAATATAGTAAACTCTTTTAGCTCCTTTGAAATTAAAAATTTGCTTTTTTCATCTACTTTTATCTTCTCATCTTTCTTAATTTTATTACATCCTAAAATTAGAAATAAAAGAGTAATTATTAAATATACTTTTTTCACTTTTCCTCCTGTATT
This is a stretch of genomic DNA from Fusobacterium varium. It encodes these proteins:
- a CDS encoding extracellular solute-binding protein, whose protein sequence is MNTGGKVKKVYLIITLLFLILGCNKIKKDEKIKVDEKSKFLISKELKEFTIFAIHLGKAFNGELPVFRKATEMTNIRLKGVASRNQSDEVQAFQLMLITGNIPDIIGYEYPEELEKLGAEKKVIPLEKLIEEHAPNIKRFFDKNPEYKKDAVAADGHIYMIPNYNDYENIRTSQGYYIRKDWLRKLGLKEPKTVEELYQVLIAFRDKDPNGNGKKDEIPVFIRGNTINKVITALLDIFKAESTWYNSGGKNPVYGPAQPEYRRAIREIAKWFEEGLIDQEVLTRSLTSRDYILNNNIGGFTCDWFSSTGNYNSRLEKNIPGFEFSVILPPEFDGKKTTSFSRPNYLGGWSITSKAKDPVTIIKYFDFWYTEEGRRLWNFGVEGEDYILVDGKPKFTDKILKDSQGRPPLAVLRETGAQYRLGMFQDANNEREWADPRTVKDMDLYIKSGVVKDPLPTLKYTMEEIEELSQIEMQLRSITEEMAQIWILGVSNVDKDWNNYIYRLNKAGLERAKEIQKQAYRRFINK